A part of Carettochelys insculpta isolate YL-2023 chromosome 1, ASM3395843v1, whole genome shotgun sequence genomic DNA contains:
- the LOC142007026 gene encoding monocyte chemotactic protein 1B-like — MKLHTVNILVIFWLGIFPLCTVRGSIASQITSRSSCIDLATQKLDIRSLASYERQHIPVKAVMFITKNGIKICVEPDLKWVQEAIRHLDRRPIFGRPTNKAKPKRKPKSKPKPKPTSKAN; from the exons ATGAAACTCCACACAGTGAACATCCTGGTCATTTTCTGGCTTGGCATCTTTCCTCTCTGCACCGTAAGAG GAAGCATTGCGAGTCAAATCACGTCCAGAAGCTCCTGTATAGACCTGGCAACGCAGAAGCTGGACATCAGAAGTCTTGCTAGTTATGAGAGGCAGCACATACCAGTAAAGGCTGTGAT GTTCATCACCAAAAATGGCATCAAGATTTGCGTTGAGCCTGATCTTAAATGGGTGCAAGAAGCCATAAGACACCTGGACAGAAGACCTATCTTCGGAAGACCCACAAACAAGGCCAAGCCCAAACGCAAGCCCAAATCCAAACCTAAACCCAAGCCCACATCCAAAGCCAATTAA